One part of the Quercus lobata isolate SW786 chromosome 7, ValleyOak3.0 Primary Assembly, whole genome shotgun sequence genome encodes these proteins:
- the LOC115952555 gene encoding exocyst complex component EXO70H1-like yields the protein MPRKGMRSICFNSKTSSFSMSGYSSPARNSISTGTPRRNFSESLIEQSIEAATVLINKWNPETSTYAKVTSLFHESKSEAMQFIRCVNDLQKSMHALVTENSTSEKLVHAQNLMQIAMKRLQKEFYQILSMNRAHLDPESVSARSSRASARSSISDFDDDGSVSHDDEVRNVGDSIDEVEEVSSIAMTDLRSIAECMISSGYAKECISIYKIIRKSIIDEGIYRLGVEKISSSQINKMDWEVLDRRIKDWLEAVKVSMTTLFNGERILCDHVFASSDSIRESCFTEISKEGATLLFGFPELVAKSKKSHPEKIFRVLDMYTAISTNWIEIDSIFSFESTVTVRAQALNSLNKLSDTVRSMLSEFESTMQKDSSKSKIHGGGGVHTLTLTTMKYLSLLADYSNILADIFADWPPPPRSSLPESYFESPSTDDSPAPAISMRMAWLILVLLCKLDGKVEHHKDVCLSNIFLANNLNHVVSKVQTSNLKYLLGEDWIAKHEEKVKLFAANYERLAWGSVIATLPENPTATITPAQAKEIFRKFNSSFDETCRKQSSFVVSDPKLRDEMKVSLARKIVPSYREFYDAHRSNVVGERNVGLIVRFAAEDVGNYLSDLFFGNNNNSGSTSTSVSSANSSSHERHSWSRGKGLFGSKG from the coding sequence ATGCCTAGAAAAGGAATGAGGAGTATTTGCTTCAACTCCAAAACTTCATCTTTCTCTATGTCTGGATATTCTTCACCTGCAAGAAACTCAATTTCAACTGGTACTCCTCGACGCAACTTTTCGGAGTCATTGATCGAGCAGAGCATCGAAGCGGCCACGGTtttgataaacaagtggaaCCCAGAAACCTCTACTTATGCCAAAGTCACATCTTTGTTCCACGAGAGCAAAAGTGAAGCCATGCAATTCATCAGGTGCGTGAACGATCTTCAGAAATCCATGCACGCCTTGGTCACCGAGAATTCAACCTCGGAGAAGCTCGTGCACGCACAGAACCTTATGCAGATAGCCATGAAGAGACTCCAGAAGGAGTTCTATCAAATCCTTTCCATGAATCGAGCTCACTTGGACCCCGAATCAGTCTCCGCTCGATCCTCACGCGCCTCCGCTCGATCAAGCATTTCTGATTTTGACGATGATGGCTCAGTCTCACACGATGATGAAGTGCGCAACGTAGGCGATTCAATCGATGAAGTCGAAGAAGTTTCATCCATAGCTATGACTGACTTGAGATCCATAGCTGAGTGTATGATCTCTTCTGGTTACGCCAAAGAGTGTATCAgtatatacaaaattatcagAAAATCGATTATCGACGAAGGCATTTATCGACTTGGTGTTGAAAAAATTAGCTCCTCACAAATCAATAAGATGGACTGGGAAGTTCTCGATCGCAGAATCAAGGATTGGTTGGAGGCAGTGAAAGTTTCGATGACAACTCTTTTCAACGGAGAGAGAATCCTCTGCGACCATGTTTTCGCTTCCTCAGACTCGATCAGAGAATCTTGTTTCACTGAGATTTCCAAAGAAGGAGCTACTCTTCTCTTCGGATTCCCCGAACTCGTAGCTAAGAGCAAGAAATCTCATCCTGAGAAAATTTTCCGTGTGCTCGACATGTACACAGCGATTTCAACCAACTGGATCGAAATCGATTCCATCTTCTCATTCGAATCAACCGTCACCGTTCGAGCTCAAGCTCTCAACTCGCTGAACAAACTCAGCGACACGGTCCGCTCAATGCTATCGGAGTTCGAGTCAACAATGCAGAAGGACTCGTCGAAGTCGAAAATCCACGGTGGCGGCGGTGTTCACACTCTGACTCTCACCACCATGAAGTACCTCTCTCTCCTCGCCGATTACAGTAACATCCTAGCAGACATTTTCGCCGACTGGCCTCCGCCGCCGAGATCATCGTTACCGGAATCTTACTTCGAAAGTCCATCCACCGATGACTCTCCGGCACCAGCGATTTCCATGCGCATGGCTTGGTTAATCCTCGTACTCCTCTGCAAACTCGACGGCAAAGTTGAACATCACAAAGACGTTTGTCTCTCGAACATATTCTTAGCCAACAACCTTAACCACGTTGTCTCCAAAGTTCAAACCTCGAACTTGAAGTACCTTCTCGGCGAGGATTGGATCGCAAAGCACGAAGAGAAAGTGAAACTATTCGCCGCGAATTACGAGAGATTAGCGTGGGGCTCAGTGATTGCAACGCTGCCGGAAAATCCAACGGCCACGATTACTCCAGCTCAGGCGAAGGAAATTTTCAGGAAATTCAATTCGAGCTTCGACGAAACTTGTAGGAAACAGAGCTCGTTTGTCGTATCGGACCCGAAACTCCGAGACGAAATGAAAGTCTCATTAGCGAGAAAGATTGTCCCAAGTTATCGGGAATTCTACGACGCTCACAGGTCTAATGTTGTTGGAGAGCGAAATGTTGGGTTAATTGTCAGATTTGCCGCTGAGGATGTGGGGAATTACCTGTCGGACCTGTTCTTTGGGAACAACAATAACTCAGGGAGTACTAGTACTAGTGTTTCCTCTGCAAATTCCTCGTCTCATGAACGACATTCGTGGTCTAGAGGTAAAGGGCTGTTCGGTAGTAAGGGTTAA